A region of the Streptococcus oralis Uo5 genome:
CACTCCAAAGTTTCGAATGAAATAGCTGAAATCATCTGCATACCATGTTTTTTTTAGTTTATTGAACATCTTTTAAAATATACCCGACACTACGCAAGGTTTGAAGATTTTCAGCAAAGGCTGTTCCCTTCAATTTCTTACGAACTTTTGAGACATAGACTTCTACAACGGAAATCGTCGTATCGCTATCAAATCCCCATAGACGGTCAAAAATCTGTGTCTTGGGAAGAATGACATTTTGATTTTGAAGGAAGTAAACCAATAACTCAAACTCTTTTCCGAGCAGTTCCACAGGAGTATCTTCCACTTTTACTTCATTCGTTGAAAGATTGACGATAACATCCCCATAGGTCAAGGTGTTTTCATTAAACTTACCTGAACGTTTGAGAAGGGCTTGAATCCGCATTTTAAGTTCTTCTAGGTAGAAAGGTTTGGTGAGGTAGTCATCCGCTCCTAACTCAAAACCATGTCCCTTGTCATCCAAACTTTCCTTAGCGGTCATGATAAGGACTGGTGTCGTAATTCCTTTTTCACGCAATTCTTTCAAAACTTGGAAGCCATTTTTTTCAGGCAACATCAGGTCAAGCAGAATCAAGTCATAAACGCCACTTTCTGCTTCGTAGAGACCTTCTTCTCCATCAAAGACCTGCATGACATCTGCAAAATTATCTAAAAAGTCAAATACTGAGTTTGACAGACCCAGGTCATCTTCTACTAATAAGATTTTTATCATCAGAAACTCCTCCTTGTTATGATTATTATACCAAAATTGCCTTAAAAAAAACTCAACTCTCTCTCGTTTTCAGATAGAAAGTTGAGTTTTTGTTTACATTTTGAACGAATTAAGCTTTAGCATATTGGGCTACAACAGCTTCGACTGCTGCTTTTTCACGCTTAATCAAGTCAACACGTGCTGCGATATCCTTGATACCCATACGAATGTTACGGCTAAGAGCAAGGTCAGAGAGTTGTGGCTCAAAGAATTCCTTGTACTCTGCCAAGCGTTGCTCAGTCTTAAATACATGGGCAGGTAGGATAACAAAGCTATCAAAGCTCATGTCTCCACCAAGAGCCGCCTTAATCCAATCCCAGTTTTCACGCGCCCATACCCAAACAGTTTCTTGAGTTGTTTGATGAGCAAGGAACTGGTAATACCAAGCAGACAAGTCTTGTGGTTTCACAACAAACTTATCCTTCCATGAACGAATCAAGGTTTGGATATTATCAGCATCTGTACTGTAGGCTAGAGCAGCTGCCAACTGACGCTTGAAGACAGCATCTGTGGCATGAGTGTAGAGGTCCAGATAAGTTGCGACCAAGTCCTTGGTCTCATGGTGTTTCATTTCATTGATGAGAACTTGAGTTCGGACGGCTGCAGGAAGTCCTGCAAGATTATCCTTGTGAGCTGCAAAGATTTGACTAGCAACTTGACTAGCTTCTGCATCATTGGAACGAATCATCATAGAAACAGCCAACTGACGAACCAATTCATCCTCATCTGATTCTCCCTCTTTGGCTTCAAAACCAAGACGGTCATAGTTGTGGCGGGCTAATTTAGCAACGAGTGTATTAAAAGCTTTCTCAGTTTCTGTTCCTTCATCGATAAAGCGCTCAAGGGCAGCAATCACTTGAGAAACAGCTGAAACCACCAGATAAGACTCTTCCTTAGCAAGTTTATCAAGGACTGGAAGCAAGTCTGCATAAGAAATGTGCCCTGCCTCAGCCAACAAACGACGTTCTTGAACAATTTGCAGTTTGCTTGTGTTATCAAGTGTCTCTAGCTCAGCAAGAACGGCCTCTAACAAGTCTCCTTGATAGTCGGTAATATAGTGGGCAGTATTTTCAGTGTTGAGACGAAGAGCTGTTTTATTTTCAGCAAGAAGAGCTGCGTAGCCAGGGATTTCGATACTTTCAGTTTCGAGTGTATCTGGCAAGCCTTTCCAGTTGCTGTTGAGTGGCACCACCCAGAGACGGTTCTTGTCTTCGTGCTCACCGATAAAGAATTGTTTTTGTGAAATCTTCAAGACATCATTTTCAACTTTGACAGTGAGAACTGGATAACCAGGTTGCTCCAACCAAGAATCCATGAAGGCTGCAACATCACGTCCTGACGCTTGTCCGAGGGCATTCCAAAGGTCACGACCAATGGTGTTTCCATATTGGTGTTTTTCAAAGTAGGCATGCAAGCCCTTAGCAAAATCCGCATCACCGAGCCAACGACGAAGCATGTGCATGAGACGGCTTCCTTTGGCATAGACGATAGCACCATCAAAGAGCGTATTGATTTCATCTGGGTGTTTGACTTCGACGTGAACAGACTGTACGCCATCAGTCGCGTCACGTTCAAGAGCGTGAGGCACTCCACCTGTTTGGAAGTCTTCAAAAATATTCCAGCTTGGTTCGATGGCATCCACACAGACGTATTCCATCATGTTGGCGAAGCTTTCATTAAGCCAGAGGTCATCCCACCATTTCATAGTCACGAGGTTTCCAAACCATTGGTGGGCCAACTCATGTGCCACTACAAGGGCAACTTGTTGACGACTGGCAAATGTAGAGTTTTCATCTACAATTAGGCAAACTTCCCGGTAAGTGACAAGACCCCAGTTTTCCATGGCACCTGCTGAGAAGTCAGGAAGGGCGATGTGAAGTGATTGAGGGATTGGATACTTGACTCCGTAGTAATCTTCGTAAAACTCGATTGAGCGAACAGCGATGTCCAGTGAGAAATCAAGGTTAGATAGTGGGTGAGCTTTGGTTGAGTAAACACCTACGAGGGTACCATTTTTAGTTTTAGCGGTCACCCCTTGCAAATCACCTGCAACAAAAGCTAACAAGTAAGAAGACATGCGAGGTGTTGTCTCAAACTTCCAGATGCCTGTTTCCTTGCGGTTTTCCACATCAATCTCAGGCATGTTTGACAAGGCCAACTCACCTTCTGCTTGGTCAAAACGGAGAGCGAGGTCAAAAGTAGCCTTGGCTTCTGGCTCATCTACACACGGAAAGGCTTCACGCGCAAAATGGCTCTCGAACTGAGTAGACAAGACTTCCTTCTTGACACCATCCACTGTGTAGTAAGAAGGGTAAATCCCTGTCATGTTGTCTGTGATTTTTCCTGAAAAAGCGATGACTAATTCAACTTGACCACCCTCAGCCAATTCGATATGAAGGGCTTCATTTTCATGATCAACTGTAAATGGACGAGCTTGACCCGCAACTTCTACAGAAGCGATTTCCAAGTCCTTTCGGTGAAGGGAAATACGGTCACTCTTGGCTTGACCAGTGATGGTCACCTTCCCAGAAAAGGTCTTGGTCTCACGACTCAAATCTAGAAATAAATCATAATGTTCAGGAACAAATTGGGTAATAAAATGTTCTACTGCTTGCATAGTTTTCTCCTATTCTAAGTTTAAGAGTTTTACTCTTATTCAAACAAACTTATTATATCATGTTTTGCTTAAGAAAAAAGGATTGGACGGTGATTTCCAAAACTTTCTTTCTACTATAGTTTACTGTGGATAAACCTTGCGAAATTCTTCTAAAACAACCTTGCTGTCAGGCGTAAAAGCTAGTCCTGCCTCTCTCAGCCACTCGGCAAAACAGTCCTCATGAACCCGACGCCAATAGGCTAGGGATTTGTCACCTTCCCCTTCCTTAAAGGCATGTTCAGCAGAAACTTGATGAAAGGGCTGAACGGAAACCTTTGTAATTTCAACAATGCAGACAGCCCGATCTTGACTGTCTAAAATGACATCGAAGGTCCCTTCTTGTGGAAGGGGTTCGTCTTCTAGTGAGTAGAGGTCGTAGGCTGAGGCAGTTGCAGTCTTTTCGCCTTTTAAAACCAAATCTGCCAAGAGATCGGCTTCCACTCCAAAAGCCCAAGCATCGATCTCATCTCCGATCGAGGGATTGATTTTCTTGTATGCATTCCACATTTCTTGCGGTGTCATGTGTGCTCCTTTGTAATTTTTTACTTACTTCTTTTATACGTTTGAGATGGTCTGGATGATCAATCTCTAAATTAAAAATCTCTGGAATAGAACTGTAGTGGATAATGCATTTGATATCCATCTGATTCATTTTTTGTATGAAAGAAGCATTCAGATAGCCTGCTACAGCAAAGTCAATTTTTTCCGCCCTTGCTTTATCCTGCATATCTCTCAGCATATCCAACATAATGGGACTTTCTATATCATGCCATTGACTATTTCTCACAGTCGCAAAAACAAAAGAAGTCAAATCATTCATTCCAACTATAATCTTTGAAATACCAGTTTCCAGTATCCTATCCAAGTCAAAATAAGCTGACGGTAATTCAATCATTGTGCCGACTTTTCCAGTAAAACCATGCTGACGTAATACTCTAATAGCTTGCTTTAACTGCTTAGCATCATTGACAAAAGGAAAGATAACAGACAGATTGGGATTGGTTTGATAAACATCTGTAACGACATGTGCTTCATCCTGAAATTCATCAGGACACGCCAGCAAGCGCCTAGTTCCTCTATAACCAAACAAGGGATGATTTTCATCAAAATGCTCTTTAGTCCCCTCTAAACAATTAGCTTCTGTATTTGTTAACTCTGAAAAACGATACCAAACCTCTTCATCTGAGTACAAGGAGCAAATGGTGTCTAGATAATCTTTTACAAATTGCTGGCAACTTGCTAATAGGATGTTTTGATTAAGCTCTCTCAGTAAGTATTCTCCACGAATCATACCGACGTGGTGCAATAACTGAGGATAAACTTTTTCAACAATTTGTTCTCCACTAAGGACAAGTTGGTTTCTCATCATTCACCTTCCAATTCATGTAAGAAGTCTTGTCCAGTTCTGGAAATCCTAATAATTCAGACTTAACTTTCAAGACTAGTGGCGATGCGTTTTCTTCTGTGATTTTCTGAATATCCATCCAAACATATCCGAGTGAATCATTCGCACCATCAGAGACATCTTCCGAAATCGTGACTTGAGCTTTCTTCTTGTTTATCTCAATATCATAAAATGCCATGATATGGTGAACCGTAAAATTTGTTAACTCTTCCCTGACGAAAACATCGTAGATTCGAGGATTGGAATAGCTTCTAACAGTAAATCCTGTCTCTTCCATCACTTCTCTAATCAGCGTTTCCGTCAATCCTTCACCAAGTTGCTGACTACCACCAGGTAGATCATAACGATGTTGATAAGGGCCCCTCGTTTTTTCAATGCAGAGTAACTTCCCATTTTCAAAGCAAACAGCATAGACTCCAAAGTGTTTTTTGATTTCCATCCAACTCCTCCTACTTCAAAGACCAGCCACCATCTATTGTCAAGATTTGTCCTTGCATGGCGCTCGCTTTTCCACTTGCTAAGAAAAGGCTAATTTCTGCTACTTCCTCTGGCTCGATCCAGCGCTTGATTGGCGTTTCACTAGCCACCCAGTCAGCCAATCCACCTGGCTCAAAGTCGGCAGCAGTCATGGCTGTCTTGACTGCCCCTGGAGCAATTCCAAATACCTGAATCCCAGCTTCAGCATAGTCTAGAGCCAACTGCTTGGTAAATCCAGCCAAGGCATGCTTAGAGGAAGTATAGGCGTGACCACCACCTCCCGCTAGAGTTGAAGCAATAGAACACATATTGATGATGATTCCTTTTTTATTTTCCAACATTTGTGTCAAATAATGCCGAGTCAACTCAACAGGAGTCACATAGTTGATTTCAAAAATCTCTTGAATTTCCTGGGCTGATTGTTCCAACAGTGGTTTGTATTCATCCAAAACTCCAGCAGTATTGCACAAAACATCCACATAAGGACACCAGTCAAAAATAGGCTCCAAGTCCAAGGTCAAATCTCTCTGTAAAAAATGAAAATCACCCTCTAAGAGTGGATTTTCACCTTGGTCAACTCCATAAACTTGATAGCCATTCTCTAAAAAGAGGCAAGCTTGAGCAAGTCCGATACCTGAACTCACTCCTGTAATGAGTACACGTTTAGTCATGCACTTCTACCCAGTCCGTTGCCAAAACATCACATGGTGTCGGGCTCCACATGGAGAACCCTTCCCCTTCTCCAGACACGTTGATTAGGAAATAAGGCGTCACTTCAAGCGCAACCCCGTTTTGCTCGATAGTGTCAAAGAGTTGGACATAGTTTTCAGCCCCTCCCCAACCAGTTCGTACATATTTTTTCTTGGCCTTTAATCCAGGCAGGATCTCTTCAAATGTCATGTTTTTCTCCTTTAATATCAATAATTCTCCCCTTCATTATAACAAAAAAACCACTTTACAACGGCTTTTTGACTGTGATTTATTTAAATCTGCTTCTACTTACGGCAAATTATTCCCTGCTGCAAGATAAATTTCATACCATTCTTTTCTTGTTAAGCTAAAGTTTGCCGCTTGGCTAACTTCTCTCAAATGCTTAGGATTTGTTGTACCTACGACTGCCTGCATTTTTGCTGGATAACGCAATATCCAAGAAATGGCAATAGTTGAAGGGGTTACTCCATATTTAAAAGCTAGACGATCAAGTACTTGATTCAAAGCTTGAAATTTCTCATTACCAACAAAGTTCCCTTTAAAATACCCGAATTGTAAGACAGACCATGCTTGAATGACCACATCGTGTAATTTGCAATATTCAAAAACGCTGCCATCTCGCATAGTTGCTTGACTATCTTCCATATTAACATGAAAACCTGATTCGAATCCTGGAGTAAAAGCCGCACTCAATTGTAGCTGATTAACAGCTAACGGCTGCTTGACATCTTTTTTAAGCAACTCCATCATCATAGGATTTTGATTAGAAACTCCAAAATCTCGGACCTTACCTTGTTTATAAAGAAGATCAAAGGCTTCTGCTACTTGGTCAGATTCCATCAAAGCATCTGGTCGATGAAGAAGCAAGCTATCTAGATGATCAATCTTCAATCTTTGCAAAATTCCGTCGACTGATTTTATAATATAGTCCTTAGAAAAATCAAAATAGGTAAATTCTTCAATGCGAATGCCACATTTGGACTGAATCCACATCTTTTCTCTTAAATCTGGACGATTTTTTAGGACAATACCTAACAGTTCTTCACAACGACCACGACCATAAATATCAGCCAAGTCAAAAGCATTGATTCCAACAGAAAGTGCTGTTTCTACAAGCTCTTCAACTTCTTTTACAGACTTATCTTTTATTCTCATCATTCCGAGAACAATTTCTGATAATTCTTTGTCATCTTGACCAAGAGTTATGTATCTCATCAAATTTTTCTCCTTTAATTCTAAATTCTTAGTTTAATTATAACAAAAAACCGTTTTCCAACGGCTTTTTGACTGTATATCTACTAAATTCATCCTACCACTGCAATCCGGCTTCTCTAATTTCTTTCTTAGAAGCAAATTTACCATTTGGTCTGTGCCATCTTCCGTTTTTATCTCTAAAGTAGCCACCTGAATTAGTTGATTGCGAGTTTGATTCTTGGCTTTCTTCCTTTTCTTGTGCGGCCTGACGTGCTTTTTCCTGTTCTTCTTCTTTTGCTTTCTTTTCAGCTGCTTCTTTTTCTTCAGCCTCTTTCTTGGCTTTTTCCTCAGCTTCCTTCTTAGCCTTTTCTTTCTCTTCTTTTATCTTTGCATCTTCAACTGTATTTTTAGCAGTACCATCCAAATAATTGATTTCCGCATTAGCTGAAACATTGTCTAGAATAACATGCGTCACAGAATACTGATCAACCTTTTCTTTACTACCACCCAACTTGATCTCCAAGAGTTTGCCATTTTCATCAATTCCCACATACTGCAACTCAATCTGTCTAGGGATCAATTCGTCCTTTTGATAGATTGGGGTCACCTTGTAGTCAAGATAATAGTTTGGGTGATTGGCCAACCAAGAGTCCAATCGATTTTCATAGTAAAGCATGCTTTCTTGATTAGTATTATCTGTACCATAGTAAGTTCCAGCATTGAGCCAGTTCGTCATAGGGACC
Encoded here:
- a CDS encoding M1 family metallopeptidase translates to MQAVEHFITQFVPEHYDLFLDLSRETKTFSGKVTITGQAKSDRISLHRKDLEIASVEVAGQARPFTVDHENEALHIELAEGGQVELVIAFSGKITDNMTGIYPSYYTVDGVKKEVLSTQFESHFAREAFPCVDEPEAKATFDLALRFDQAEGELALSNMPEIDVENRKETGIWKFETTPRMSSYLLAFVAGDLQGVTAKTKNGTLVGVYSTKAHPLSNLDFSLDIAVRSIEFYEDYYGVKYPIPQSLHIALPDFSAGAMENWGLVTYREVCLIVDENSTFASRQQVALVVAHELAHQWFGNLVTMKWWDDLWLNESFANMMEYVCVDAIEPSWNIFEDFQTGGVPHALERDATDGVQSVHVEVKHPDEINTLFDGAIVYAKGSRLMHMLRRWLGDADFAKGLHAYFEKHQYGNTIGRDLWNALGQASGRDVAAFMDSWLEQPGYPVLTVKVENDVLKISQKQFFIGEHEDKNRLWVVPLNSNWKGLPDTLETESIEIPGYAALLAENKTALRLNTENTAHYITDYQGDLLEAVLAELETLDNTSKLQIVQERRLLAEAGHISYADLLPVLDKLAKEESYLVVSAVSQVIAALERFIDEGTETEKAFNTLVAKLARHNYDRLGFEAKEGESDEDELVRQLAVSMMIRSNDAEASQVASQIFAAHKDNLAGLPAAVRTQVLINEMKHHETKDLVATYLDLYTHATDAVFKRQLAAALAYSTDADNIQTLIRSWKDKFVVKPQDLSAWYYQFLAHQTTQETVWVWARENWDWIKAALGGDMSFDSFVILPAHVFKTEQRLAEYKEFFEPQLSDLALSRNIRMGIKDIAARVDLIKREKAAVEAVVAQYAKA
- the ciaR gene encoding two-component system response regulator CiaR — protein: MIKILLVEDDLGLSNSVFDFLDNFADVMQVFDGEEGLYEAESGVYDLILLDLMLPEKNGFQVLKELREKGITTPVLIMTAKESLDDKGHGFELGADDYLTKPFYLEELKMRIQALLKRSGKFNENTLTYGDVIVNLSTNEVKVEDTPVELLGKEFELLVYFLQNQNVILPKTQIFDRLWGFDSDTTISVVEVYVSKVRKKLKGTAFAENLQTLRSVGYILKDVQ
- a CDS encoding DUF2829 domain-containing protein, with the protein product MTFEEILPGLKAKKKYVRTGWGGAENYVQLFDTIEQNGVALEVTPYFLINVSGEGEGFSMWSPTPCDVLATDWVEVHD
- a CDS encoding ASCH domain-containing protein, whose protein sequence is MTPQEMWNAYKKINPSIGDEIDAWAFGVEADLLADLVLKGEKTATASAYDLYSLEDEPLPQEGTFDVILDSQDRAVCIVEITKVSVQPFHQVSAEHAFKEGEGDKSLAYWRRVHEDCFAEWLREAGLAFTPDSKVVLEEFRKVYPQ
- a CDS encoding NUDIX hydrolase, translating into MEIKKHFGVYAVCFENGKLLCIEKTRGPYQHRYDLPGGSQQLGEGLTETLIREVMEETGFTVRSYSNPRIYDVFVREELTNFTVHHIMAFYDIEINKKKAQVTISEDVSDGANDSLGYVWMDIQKITEENASPLVLKVKSELLGFPELDKTSYMNWKVNDEKPTCP
- a CDS encoding putative PEP-binding protein; amino-acid sequence: MRNQLVLSGEQIVEKVYPQLLHHVGMIRGEYLLRELNQNILLASCQQFVKDYLDTICSLYSDEEVWYRFSELTNTEANCLEGTKEHFDENHPLFGYRGTRRLLACPDEFQDEAHVVTDVYQTNPNLSVIFPFVNDAKQLKQAIRVLRQHGFTGKVGTMIELPSAYFDLDRILETGISKIIVGMNDLTSFVFATVRNSQWHDIESPIMLDMLRDMQDKARAEKIDFAVAGYLNASFIQKMNQMDIKCIIHYSSIPEIFNLEIDHPDHLKRIKEVSKKLQRSTHDTARNVECIQENQSLDRR
- a CDS encoding DNA/RNA non-specific endonuclease, whose product is MKKLLSFSIALLSITTLVACSGHKAESKVPEEKIEQKQIKFDEKLFKEAGLLPFKNEKQLELGELDSKSRATGAHIQLKDSDEPTEKREPKISYNPVGWHNYNFYYGDGSKKAWLMNRGHLIGYQFSGLNDEKRNLVPMTNWLNAGTYYGTDNTNQESMLYYENRLDSWLANHPNYYLDYKVTPIYQKDELIPRQIELQYVGIDENGKLLEIKLGGSKEKVDQYSVTHVILDNVSANAEINYLDGTAKNTVEDAKIKEEKEKAKKEAEEKAKKEAEEKEAAEKKAKEEEQEKARQAAQEKEESQESNSQSTNSGGYFRDKNGRWHRPNGKFASKKEIREAGLQW
- a CDS encoding 3-oxoacyl-ACP reductase; translated protein: MTKRVLITGVSSGIGLAQACLFLENGYQVYGVDQGENPLLEGDFHFLQRDLTLDLEPIFDWCPYVDVLCNTAGVLDEYKPLLEQSAQEIQEIFEINYVTPVELTRHYLTQMLENKKGIIINMCSIASTLAGGGGHAYTSSKHALAGFTKQLALDYAEAGIQVFGIAPGAVKTAMTAADFEPGGLADWVASETPIKRWIEPEEVAEISLFLASGKASAMQGQILTIDGGWSLK
- a CDS encoding aldo/keto reductase is translated as MRYITLGQDDKELSEIVLGMMRIKDKSVKEVEELVETALSVGINAFDLADIYGRGRCEELLGIVLKNRPDLREKMWIQSKCGIRIEEFTYFDFSKDYIIKSVDGILQRLKIDHLDSLLLHRPDALMESDQVAEAFDLLYKQGKVRDFGVSNQNPMMMELLKKDVKQPLAVNQLQLSAAFTPGFESGFHVNMEDSQATMRDGSVFEYCKLHDVVIQAWSVLQFGYFKGNFVGNEKFQALNQVLDRLAFKYGVTPSTIAISWILRYPAKMQAVVGTTNPKHLREVSQAANFSLTRKEWYEIYLAAGNNLP